Part of the Gemmatimonadota bacterium genome, TGTCGAACACTTTCATCCAGATCAGATTATCCTCTGAACAAATCGGCGCATTGCGAGCGCATCTGTTCTACCAGCCGTATCCACCTGAGCAAATTCTGCAAACACTGTCTGAAAAATCAGAATCCAGCGAAATTCTCCAAACAGTGCTTGGAGAATTTGATCAATTCCCTCAACAACCGATTTGCCAGACGCTGTCTGGTAAAAAGAAAACGGGTAAAGAATATTATAATTCTCTACCCGTTCTTTTTTTAAAACCGATACCCTCACGTCAATCGGGGATCAACTCAATATTGAAACGACAGCCTACGGTCACACTATATTTCGCCAATCATATCCTTGACCCTACATACTCGCTTATCTTCCAGGTCAATCCAAGTCGTGAACCGATCTTTATCGGTGTATTACTCAGTTCGGCGCTTGCGCAAAAGAGGCGATAGATGACGTGTACGCATGGCCTCCTGCCAGTCTTCGCTTCTCGAGACTACTACGAAGTTCATCATACTCCCAATTCCCGCTCTCGGCCTCCTCACGCCACTTCATGTTGTATGTCTCTCGCTTGCAAACGTCCAGGTGTTTCGGGGCCAGCGTGAGCCACGTCTTCTCTGAAGTAACACTTCCGAAGCCGTTAAAGCATGGGGAGTGCAGGTAGAGCAAGTTCTTCGCCATGTACGTCAGATAGTCTTCTGAGCTGTACCTGGCTCCATTGTAACTCAGTTCGTTGTTGCAGAAGTCGGAGAAGGAATTTGTAAACGGGGGCTTAAAGACCTAAGATAGAATCAATCTTTTGGATCCTCGCATTGAGACATTTTGAAGGGATTAAATTTTGCAATAATCTTTATACGCCAAAATGCCATTGCAAACCCCTGTTTTTTCGACTAAATTGCAGATAATTGTAAATATCGAAAGACAAAGGTGCATAATATGACCAAACACAGACTGCCCATCGGCATTCAGACCTTCCGCAAAATTCGGGAGGAAAACTGCTACTATGTCGATAAAACTGCCCACATTCGGCGGCTGATTGACGAGGGTAAGCACTACTTTTTGTCGCGTCCACATGTCATCCTGTTCAGGGATACTACACTGGAGGAGTACAGGTTATGGGACAAGCATTGACGGAGCGTGAAATCGAAGCCGTCGTTCGAGAGGTCACAGACGAAGAAGTGGCTTTTTACCACGAATACGGGTGGGTCATGATGAAGCAACTCGTGGACTCGGAGTTCGCAACGGAGCTCCTGCGCGTGGGGCAAGAGTGGTTGAAACGCAATGACGAAGAGAAGGGCGGCAGACGGTCCGTCGGCCTGGCGCGGCGGGAAGAGACCGAGCCGTTCCGCTCGTTCATGTTCAGCGAGCGCATGTCAAAGAACGCAACACGACTCGTGAACAGGAAGCGGCTCAAGGGCGTAGATATCCCACTTCGCTATCGCATCGACATCCTCCAACACAAGCCCCCGGGGGCAGCCGGAGCCACTTATCATCAGGACTCGTCAGAGCACGGCTCTGATCGCGTGGGCGAACTCCAGTTCTGGCTTGCTCTGGTGGAAGTGCCACCGGAGATGAGTGCCATGCGATTCGTCAGCCGCTCACATCGCGAAGGACCGCTTGGCTCGGTATTCAAAGATGACCGGGGCAACCTGCTCGAGCAGTACCCAAATCTGACGTCTGTGCTGGAGCTCTCTCCGCCGTTCCATTACCAACCGGGTGACTGCACTGTGCATCACGGATACACAGTCCATGGCGGTCCACCCAACAGCACCGACAAGTCGCGCTGGTCATACCTCTTCTCATACTCCCCTTCTGACACGCGATACTGGAACGGGACCGCAGCCAACTGGGGCAGCGAGCGGAAGCGTTTGAGTGATTCGGACAATCCCACGGTCCATTTTTCCGAATAAGGTTTCAGGGGATTGAAATGATTTCTGTACAACAATGGGATTTTTTTCAAGAACACGGTTATCTGATCGTTGAAAATGTAATCTCTGTACAACGATTGGTAGCGTTGCGAGAGGCCCTGGAAAAGAGATATGATCTGGAGGGCGAAAAGGCAGGGACAGAGGGATCGACCCCTCCGGGCGTTCGCAGGTTGTGCAATCTCATTGGTAAAGGCCGCGTCTTAGAAGAGCTGGCAATCGAGCCGATTGCATTGGAAATGGCCAGGCTGGTGATTGGAGAGGATATGCGCTGGCAGGCCATGAATTTTCACGATCCCATGCCCGGTGATCCGCGTCCTCTTCAGGCAATCCACGCCGATCGATCGTTCTTTAAGAATTGTACTGCATACCTCAATGTGGTGTGGGCACTTGATGATATGACAGAAGAAAACGGTGCGACTCGCCTTGTGCCGGGGTCACATAAAAAACCCTGGCCCCGAGATGTTCTGGGCGATCTCCAAGAGGCAGTTGCTGGAGAAATCTACGCGACCTGTAAGGCTGGAACTGGCATTTTTTGCCACGGTGATGTCTGGCATGGCGCACGTGCAAACCTTTCAAAATCACCCAGGCGTGTGATCCATATGGGATACAGTTGTCCAAACACTGCGCCTCAATATGAAATTGCAGGCTCTTTGACGCAGGATATTCGCGAGCGGTTGGGCGAGCATTGTGCGCTCATTCCAGATCCCCTATCGTC contains:
- a CDS encoding AAA family ATPase, with amino-acid sequence MTKHRLPIGIQTFRKIREENCYYVDKTAHIRRLIDEGKHYFLSRPHVILFRDTTLEEYRLWDKH
- a CDS encoding phytanoyl-CoA dioxygenase family protein — protein: MGQALTEREIEAVVREVTDEEVAFYHEYGWVMMKQLVDSEFATELLRVGQEWLKRNDEEKGGRRSVGLARREETEPFRSFMFSERMSKNATRLVNRKRLKGVDIPLRYRIDILQHKPPGAAGATYHQDSSEHGSDRVGELQFWLALVEVPPEMSAMRFVSRSHREGPLGSVFKDDRGNLLEQYPNLTSVLELSPPFHYQPGDCTVHHGYTVHGGPPNSTDKSRWSYLFSYSPSDTRYWNGTAANWGSERKRLSDSDNPTVHFSE
- a CDS encoding phytanoyl-CoA dioxygenase family protein produces the protein MISVQQWDFFQEHGYLIVENVISVQRLVALREALEKRYDLEGEKAGTEGSTPPGVRRLCNLIGKGRVLEELAIEPIALEMARLVIGEDMRWQAMNFHDPMPGDPRPLQAIHADRSFFKNCTAYLNVVWALDDMTEENGATRLVPGSHKKPWPRDVLGDLQEAVAGEIYATCKAGTGIFCHGDVWHGARANLSKSPRRVIHMGYSCPNTAPQYEIAGSLTQDIRERLGEHCALIPDPLSSFDLEKP